The nucleotide sequence CGTACTGCTGGGAAGCCCCTTCGCAATTCTGATGGCGAAAAAGCAGTTTCTTACCTGCTTCCTGTTCTGCTTCCTGCCCATTTTGACCGTCTATTATCCGATCTCGATGATGACGCAGAACATGGCGAAAAGCGGTCAGATCGACCCCATCTGGTCTGCCTGGATGGCCAACCTGACCTTGCTGCTGGCAGGGCTCTATTTCATTCGTCGGGTGATGATGAACTGACGTCGGACCAGTCTTTATCGGGTGGGGGCACAGACGCACCAAGTCTGTTTCACGGATCAGGTGGTCAATCTGCGCCTGCGAGCGTCTGAGCAGCGCAATTTTGCGGGCAAACAAACTTCCGTCCGGTCTTTCCCGCGGTGTGAGGACCCTGGGACTTCAGTTTACGCCACCACTGGTCAAGGCTGATACGGCGAAAATGGCATGTTGAAGGTCTCTGCGACCGGACGATAGGTGACTTTGCCTGCATGGAGATTGATCGCGTTAGCGAATCCCGGATCAGCGGCCGCCGCCCCAGCAAGCCCTAGTTTGGCAAGACGTTCAACGTAGGGAAGCGTCACATTGCACAACGCGTGGGTGCTGGTCCTTCCGACGGCCCCCGGCATGTTCGTGACACAGTAATGGACGATGCCATCGACCACATACGTTGGCTCGGAATGCGTGGTGGGGCGGGAGGTCTCGACACAGCCTCCCTGGTCGACGGCGACGTCAATGATGACCGCACCGGGCTTCATCAATTTCAGGTCTTCACGAGTGACCAGTCGTGGAGCACGGGCACCTTCCACCAGCACGGCACCAATCACCAGGTCAGCCAGTTGCAGTTGCTCACGAATGTTATGACGGTCACTGAAGACGGTATTCACATTTGAGGGCATGATGTCTTCGAGATAGCGAAGTCGATCGACGTTCACGTCCAGGATGACGACATCTGCCTGAAACCCGGCGGCAATGCGGGCCGCATTCTTACCCACGACCCCACCGCCGAGAATCGCGATATGCGCAGGAGCCACTCCCGGAACCCCCGCCAGCAAAATGCCGCGGCCTAACTGCGGGCGCTCGAGATACTTCGCCCCCTCCTGGATACTCATTCGACCAGCGACTTCGCTCATCGGAGTCAGGCAGGGGAGATCCCCCCTGGGACCGCGTAGCGTCTCGTAGGCAATGGCCGTTACTCCACGAGCCAGCACATTCCTCGTCAATTCCTCACTGGCCGCAAAGTGGAAATAGGTGAAGACAAGTTGTCCCGAGCGCAGCAGAGGCCATTCCTGAGGCTGCGGCTCTTTGACCTTCACGACCAGTTCTGAAGATCCCCACACCTCGGCGGCTGTCGCCACGATGCGTGCGCCGTTGGCGGCGTACATTTCGTCAGTCAACCCACTTCCGGATCCCGCTCCGGTTTCGATCAGAACCTCGTGCCCGGCTTTCGTCAGCTCCTCAACTCCCACCGGGAGCATTGCGACACGATATTCATCCAGCTTGACTTCTCGCGGAACGCCAATTCGCATCGCCATGACTCCACTTAAGCGGGATTAACTCGAAGCATCGCCCTGATCAACCACAGTCCACCGATCATCATGACAACGCCGACAACTCCCATGGTTGAGGCCGCAGTTTTTTGGGGTAGATTGAACATCTGAGCGAATCGCTGTACGGGCCCATTTGCCATCACCGATCGACTAATCGCCGCCTGATCATCCTCAAACGTGGTTACCTGCCTTTTGAGGGCCGTCTTGCCAGACGCCTTCGCAACGACTGCGGCTGTTTTTCCTCCGGTCTTCACGGTTGCCGGAACTGCACTCTTTGATATCGAATCACGACTCGATTGCATACCCACCTTCGTAGCTTTGACGGGCACAGATCGACTTTGTGATGTCGGTTCCGTTTGATCAATTCCGGGAGGCAGAGGAGCAACACTTGCCGCCGACTCTACCCGTTCTGGCTGCGTCAGGGACGCCGACGGAGATGCACTGGCGCTTTCGTTCCCCTTCGTCACCTTTTTGCGAAGCCGAAGCGGAGGCTGGTCTGCGGGGAATTTCGCGCTGTCAGTGTCGGGAGCGTTCGGCAAGTCGATGATCGAGGGCGACGGTCCCGACGGGATCATGTCCGCATCGTCGTCAGAATTCTTGTAAGCCTCACCCTTCGGATCTTTCGAAGTTGCCGTTTCAATCAATGGCTTTGCTTCCACTTCTGACGAAACAGGAATCACATCTGCGGCACGATCGTAGGACTTGCGCAGCTTGAGCGAAGTACGAGGAGTCGATACTGGAGAACGGGCCAGTTCCACGACCGCAGGAGCAGTTGCGCGTTCCATCGCGGCTGACTCACCGGTCTCGTGTGACGTCGTTACGGGTTCTCCGGGATTGAACTTCGATTTGGCCTCCAGACGTCGTCGCAGCTCGTAGACCTGTTCGACCGGGAATCCGTTTGCCGGCAGCTCTTTTGCAGATGGGTACTGCTGGGCCGACTCCGAACTTGAGTGCGAGGCATCCGACACTTGCGCCGTTTTTTCCAGATAGCGTGATCTCAGTTTCAGCCCGGCAGAATGCTTTGGATTGTCAACGTCCTGGGGTTCCTCAACGGACAACTGCTCAGGAGCAAACGCTACTGACTCATCTGAAGTTGGCATGTCCAGACCCGCAGAATCCTCATCTGCTGCCGAACTCTCCTGCGAACTTGTCACGGCAGGAGTTTGACTCGAAGGCGCCTGGTACCGCGAGCGGAGTTTCAGTCCACCCGTACTTGCCTCCGTTGGGAGTGAACTCAACGAAGCGGCTAAAGCATCCTCCTCAATATCAACTTGATCCGTGTCGAAGTTTACGCCCGCATCTTGGGAGGGAGCGACGATCGGCCGCTCCTTGCTTGACGTGACTTCCGCAAGATCCTCGACAGATTCAGAGAGGGTGTCCGTGCTGATGTCGCGTTGTCGTTCTCGCAGTTTTAGAGGAGGTCCACTGACTTCTGGCATTCCGGTCAAGTTGCCTGTGTCCAGCGAACCGTCCGTGCGATCGCCCGAGAAGCTTGACGCAATCGGGCCTGCGGCTTGGGCAGCCTCTCCAACGGATGCCACGTCCAAAGCAGGATCGTCAACGCTCGGCGGAGCCTCAGTTGGGGGTCCTTCCGGTGAGAACGTGCTGGAAGCGACATCGAACACGGGATCCCATGCCGCGTTCTCACCGTGTCCTGTTGAGGTATTTGCCGTAGCAGGATTAGCCAGCTCGGAAGATTCGGACCGCCCTGTGAAGGAATCCGTTGTGTCAGCCCCCTTCAAGGCACGTACGGGTTGCTCGAGATTCGCAACAGAGGAGGGAATCCCGGACTTCCTGGCAACGGATTGAGTTTTCTCCGCAGAGGAAAGAGCGGTCTGCGAGCCAGCCTTGCGTTTCGTTTCTGCGACTTCGCCTGGGGCGCTGCCGCCCCCCACTTTGGCATGTTGACCGTTCTTTCCGCCTGGCGGGGTGGCGGGCAGCGATTTAGCGAGCATCTCAGGAGTCGTCCCCTGTCGCTTCAGCCTTTCGCTGCGGAGCGAGCGAAGTTCGCTGACGTAATTCGCCGTTGCCGTGGGGGAAACATCAGGAGCACACTGAACCAGCTTCGCGGAAGACTCCGAAATGCTCGCGGCCCGGTCTGCCATGTAGATCGCGCGGTCGATTTCACCACGATCGGCATGCGCCTTCGCTTCGGCCAGCAACTTGCGAATCGCATTGTTGAAGTCACGAGCCTGTCTCGTCTCCGCCGTTTCGACGGTCTTCTTACGACTCGAGAGTGGCCAGTCGGCTCGCAGGTCCATCGATTCGGCCGCAACCAGGGAAATCGATGTCAGACCTGCGATCGCTCCGCATCGAAGACGGCGAGCCCACAACACATACTTTGAATGATGTTCAACCATTCGCGCATCCTTTGGTGAACGCGAACACACGGAAGACCTGGAATGTGTCTCACACCCCAGCACATCTTTCGGATCGGTTACACCAAACGAAACGCTTCACCCGGTTGAGGTGACTTTGGGGACTTTGGCAATAAGTCCGGCGCCGAATCATACATGAATTCCCCAGCTTAACTCTGGCGGATTCGGTGAATCTCCAGCAGCGTCGGGCCAACGGCAGAAGTTTCCTGTACGGCCCCTCCACTCGTGAGCCGCAGAACTCATCCGTGACTGCAGCCTCGTCCCATGCCAAACAGCCTGGGTGCGTCGCAGAGCTCTTGCCATTCCGCAAAAATCGCTCAGGCTGGACACGCGCCTCATGGGCACGCCCCGGTAGTTATCGAGAGAGAGAGATCACGCCCGTGTGCAGTAGTTGCCGAATTCACTTCGACAAGTCTCCTCTGCTTGAGCGGACCTGCTGCTTCAGTCTTCCAGTCGAACGTCCACACTGGCACTGTGGGCCGTGAGACCCTCCACTTCCGCCAGTCGCCGGATGTCGTCAGCCGCATCTTCCAGCGCGTCACGGTTGAATGAAATCACACTCGAGCGCTTCAGGAAGTCATTGGCACAAAGTCCATTCGCGAATCGGGCAGTTCCCCCTGTCGGCAGGACGTGCGAGGGGCCGGCAAAGTAGTCCCCCACCGCAACGGGTGTTGAATGTCCGACGAAGATTGCCCCCGCATTCTGGATCCGTCCCAGAATTCTTTCGGCCTCGTTTGTCGAAATATGCAGATGTTCGGGAGCTAGCCAATCCGCCAAAGCAACGGCCTGGTCTTCGTCACGCGCCACCACAAGTGCCCCGTAGTCGTTGAGGCTGGCTCGCGCCAAATCACCGCGAGGAAGCTTCTCCAACTGCCGGACCAGTTCAGCCTGGACTTCGGCGATGAGTGGAGCGTGCCAGGTAATCAGGACTCCGGAACCTGGACTATGCTCTGCCTGCGAAATCAGATCTGCAGCCACATATCGTGCGTCAGCAGATTCGTCTGCCAGCAGGACGACTTCGCTCGGACCAGCAATGCTGTCGATATCGACTTCACCAAACACGTGTTGTTTCGCGAGTGCGACGAACAGGTTGCCGGGGCCGACGATCTTATCGACGCGTGGCAATCCTTCTACGCCGTAGGCCATTGCCGCCACCGCCTGGGCTCCCCCAATCCGGTAAATTTCCGTCACGCCGACTTCAGCACAGGTAGCCAGTAGGAACGGGTTATATCCACCAAATTCGGTCGGGGGGACAACGACGGCAATCTCTTTCACACCCGCAGTTCTGGCAGGAACGGCCGTCATCAGCACAGTCGATGGATAGGCCGCGGCTCCACCGGGAACACAGATACCGACTCGTCGAAGTGGCAGGTACCGCTGACGCAACTCGACCCGGCTGGTGCCGTCCTGACGAACCAGATTCACATCCTCGTGCAGAATTCGCGTCTGAAATTCGGTGATGTTCTCTTTAATCCGCCGGATTGCCGCCAGGAAACGCTTATCACAGGCCGAGTGGGCAGCCGCGATTTCGTCATCGCTGACCCGGATTGACTCCGCGGACAGTTCTTTATTGTCCAGCTTTGCTGTGTAGTGCAGGACCGCTTCAAGTCCGCGTTCCCGCACGTCTTTACAGATTCGCTGCACGACCTGACGAGGAGCGAGCGGTTCGCCGAACAGTGCAATCGTGCGATTGCGCCCCGCGTCGGAGACAATGTCCCCTTGCGGACTCAGCTTCTGCCGTAGCTCGGCGAGGGCTTCGAATGGATCCTGAACAGAACAGTCAATGGTCGGAATTGTGAGAGTCAAAATAGGTTGCGCTTCAACGAGACTTAATTTTGTTTGACCTGAATCGCCGCTTTTACCGCTGCTTCAATGTCTTCGTGTTTGAACTCTTTGTCATCGCCGCTCTCGAAAACCTTGAACAGCTTGCCATCTTTGCCGTAGATCTTGAAATGGGGCAACGCGCCGTCCGCGATTTCGAAGACGTCAGATCCCTCACCGGAAATATCCAGCGAACTGACCAGGTTCTCGAAGTGAGCATCGTTGAGAGCCAAAAACTGCTTGACCTTTTCAGGAACCTTCCCTTTGACGGGGTCATCGAAGCAGAGCGACACCACGACAAGCCCCTGGTCAGCAAATTTCTGACTCATTTCCACCGTCTTGGGAAATGCCTTCCGGCAGGGGACGCACCAGGTCGCCCAGCAGTCGACAACGATCACCTTACCCTTGTTGGCAGCGATGACCTTGTCGTATCCCTCTTTGTCGACAACACGAACATTGATCGACTTGGACGATTGTGCCTGAGCGATCACGGAAACGGCCGCGATGAATGCCATTCCCAGCAGGGGTGTAATCCATCGGCGGCAGCAAGACTGGACGTCGTCCATGATGGTCCTCGTTGGAGTCGAAACAGGGGCAGTTGCCGGCCTAACATCTGGCCAGCCCGTCACATCAAAAAGCTTACCGACTCGCCTCACGATGTCTAGCGCTGGCTGGAAATGCGCCGACATCATGAGGATCGGTCGATAGTCGGCTTCCGGAAAGACGGCCAGTTCAGATCAGTTTCCAGCCTGGTCGATATTCGCGGCGAATGTACTGATCTGCTTCCGGCGCGTTGGGGCATTTCAGCTTCTGAGCGTCCCATTCCAGCTTCTTGCCGACTCGGTAGGCGACGTTTCCAAGATGGTTCGCTTCGGTCAGCCACCCGGAATACTCGAAGTTGCATGTCGTCTTCAGGTCCGTTTTGCAAGCCCGTACCCACTCTGCCTGCTGCCCGGGAGACTCGGGAATGAATGGGTCCGGACGTTTGAAGTCCTTGAACTGGGTTTCGGGAAGCAGGATGTGCTGGCCATAGTCTGACAGCAACATTCCCTTATCTCCAATAAACAGATGACCATTCTCCCACTGGGGAATTCCCTTTTCCGTCCAGATTTTTGGCTTATGCGTCCCCTGATACCACGTGAGACGAACAGGAGGCATGTCGCCCCGCGCGCCATATTCGTAGCTCGCATGCATCGAGGCGGGTGCCAGGTCCGGGTGCGGCGGAGGGCCGCTCGCTTCAATCGTCAGTGGCGCCTGCAGTTTGAGCGCCCAGAAGGGGAGGTCATTAAAGTGACTTCCGAGGTCGGACATCGTGCCGCTGCCCCATTCCCACCACCGATACCACTTAGGCCCGGGGAAGTAGACGTTGTTGAACTTACGTGCGGGTGCGGGACCGAGCCAGAGGTCCCAGTCCAAGCCTTGAGGAATCGGATCTTCCTCTTTTGGACGCTCTGTCACCGACACGATGTCACCAAACCGTTGGGCATCTTCAGCGGACTGCAGTCCCCAGGATCGCGAGGTCCAGACGTGGGCTTCACGCACGGGTCCAATCGCTCCACTTTGAATCAATTCCACGACGCGGCGGTAGTTACTTCCAGAGTGGATCTGAATTCCCATTTGCGTCGCAACATTTGCCTTCGCAGCCGCTTCGCGAATCACGCGTGCCTCCCAGATGCTGTGAGTCAGCGGCTTCTCGCAATAAACGTGTTTGCCGAGTTGCAAAGCAGCGAGTGTGGC is from Schlesneria sp. DSM 10557 and encodes:
- a CDS encoding TlpA family protein disulfide reductase is translated as MDDVQSCCRRWITPLLGMAFIAAVSVIAQAQSSKSINVRVVDKEGYDKVIAANKGKVIVVDCWATWCVPCRKAFPKTVEMSQKFADQGLVVVSLCFDDPVKGKVPEKVKQFLALNDAHFENLVSSLDISGEGSDVFEIADGALPHFKIYGKDGKLFKVFESGDDKEFKHEDIEAAVKAAIQVKQN
- a CDS encoding Gfo/Idh/MocA family protein — encoded protein: MKNVPDASRSVRPSRLKSANSSNGQDNQPSITRRGFLATTTAVAASTFAAPAILRARGVIDKLNIAVIGSGGRGAGNLEAVAGTENIVTLCDVNENNLNRAAAAHPRARKVVDFRKVFDNPHEFDAVIVSTCEHTHAFATLAALQLGKHVYCEKPLTHSIWEARVIREAAAKANVATQMGIQIHSGSNYRRVVELIQSGAIGPVREAHVWTSRSWGLQSAEDAQRFGDIVSVTERPKEEDPIPQGLDWDLWLGPAPARKFNNVYFPGPKWYRWWEWGSGTMSDLGSHFNDLPFWALKLQAPLTIEASGPPPHPDLAPASMHASYEYGARGDMPPVRLTWYQGTHKPKIWTEKGIPQWENGHLFIGDKGMLLSDYGQHILLPETQFKDFKRPDPFIPESPGQQAEWVRACKTDLKTTCNFEYSGWLTEANHLGNVAYRVGKKLEWDAQKLKCPNAPEADQYIRREYRPGWKLI
- the ald gene encoding alanine dehydrogenase, producing MRIGVPREVKLDEYRVAMLPVGVEELTKAGHEVLIETGAGSGSGLTDEMYAANGARIVATAAEVWGSSELVVKVKEPQPQEWPLLRSGQLVFTYFHFAASEELTRNVLARGVTAIAYETLRGPRGDLPCLTPMSEVAGRMSIQEGAKYLERPQLGRGILLAGVPGVAPAHIAILGGGVVGKNAARIAAGFQADVVILDVNVDRLRYLEDIMPSNVNTVFSDRHNIREQLQLADLVIGAVLVEGARAPRLVTREDLKLMKPGAVIIDVAVDQGGCVETSRPTTHSEPTYVVDGIVHYCVTNMPGAVGRTSTHALCNVTLPYVERLAKLGLAGAAAADPGFANAINLHAGKVTYRPVAETFNMPFSPYQP
- the hisD gene encoding histidinol dehydrogenase gives rise to the protein MTLTIPTIDCSVQDPFEALAELRQKLSPQGDIVSDAGRNRTIALFGEPLAPRQVVQRICKDVRERGLEAVLHYTAKLDNKELSAESIRVSDDEIAAAHSACDKRFLAAIRRIKENITEFQTRILHEDVNLVRQDGTSRVELRQRYLPLRRVGICVPGGAAAYPSTVLMTAVPARTAGVKEIAVVVPPTEFGGYNPFLLATCAEVGVTEIYRIGGAQAVAAMAYGVEGLPRVDKIVGPGNLFVALAKQHVFGEVDIDSIAGPSEVVLLADESADARYVAADLISQAEHSPGSGVLITWHAPLIAEVQAELVRQLEKLPRGDLARASLNDYGALVVARDEDQAVALADWLAPEHLHISTNEAERILGRIQNAGAIFVGHSTPVAVGDYFAGPSHVLPTGGTARFANGLCANDFLKRSSVISFNRDALEDAADDIRRLAEVEGLTAHSASVDVRLED